A single window of Chitinophaga sp. XS-30 DNA harbors:
- a CDS encoding DUF4254 domain-containing protein, whose amino-acid sequence MFTALSKNVFEQSIRDYHVNNDIYRPIENPYEGNKIEHLLYAKNWIDTVQWHLEDVVRDPEIDPVEALKLKRWIDRSNQERTDMVEYIDSYFLEKYKEVKPLPEASINTESPAWAIDRLSILSLKIYHMREEAQRPDATPEHRAACQAKLDILLDQQTDLSRAIEELLEDISQGRKYMKVYRQMKMYNDPSLNPVLYGQKP is encoded by the coding sequence ATGTTTACCGCACTATCCAAGAACGTTTTCGAACAGAGCATCCGGGACTATCATGTGAATAATGACATTTACCGGCCCATTGAAAATCCTTATGAAGGCAACAAGATCGAGCATCTGCTGTATGCCAAGAACTGGATCGATACCGTGCAATGGCATCTGGAGGATGTGGTGCGGGACCCGGAGATAGACCCTGTGGAAGCGCTGAAGCTCAAACGCTGGATAGACCGCTCCAACCAGGAACGTACCGATATGGTGGAGTATATCGACAGTTATTTCCTTGAAAAGTATAAAGAAGTGAAGCCCCTGCCGGAAGCTTCTATCAATACGGAAAGCCCCGCCTGGGCAATCGACCGCCTGTCCATTCTCAGTCTCAAGATCTACCATATGCGGGAAGAGGCACAGCGTCCGGATGCCACACCGGAACACCGCGCTGCCTGTCAGGCGAAACTGGATATTCTGCTGGACCAGCAGACCGATCTCTCCCGGGCCATCGAAGAGCTGCTGGAAGACATCAGCCAGGGCCGCAAGTACATGAAGGTGTACCGGCAGATGAAAATGTACAACGATCCCTCGCTTAACCCCGTACTCTATGGGCAAAAGCCATAA
- a CDS encoding glycosyltransferase family 9 protein — MGKSHNAHTILAIRFSAFGDVAMTIPVMKQVLEAHPELTIVFVTNRNWEALCEGIPRLIFYPADLKGVHKGVPGLYRLFTALRKAHPGISAVADLHHVLRSRILRSFYRMAGIPVAVIDKGRASKKQLTSKDNKVLRPLTTTVQRYRNVFRLLGYAPSDRVPQREQHLTGRRKIGIAPFATYREKTYPLAKMEAVIRRLLEYPDVDISLFGGGKQETAQLTALAGKYPRLEVVAGRYSLAEELAIISGLDLMVSMDSANMHLASLSGVPVVSIWGATHPYAGFMGFGQPEENAVQIDLYCRPCSVFGNKPCFRGDHACMEQLAPERVTERAAAVLGLR, encoded by the coding sequence ATGGGCAAAAGCCATAACGCCCATACCATCCTGGCCATCCGTTTTTCCGCTTTCGGAGATGTAGCCATGACCATTCCCGTCATGAAACAGGTGCTGGAAGCCCATCCGGAGCTGACCATCGTGTTTGTGACCAACCGGAACTGGGAAGCGCTTTGCGAGGGTATTCCCCGGCTGATCTTTTACCCGGCAGACCTCAAAGGCGTTCATAAAGGTGTGCCTGGACTGTACCGCCTGTTTACCGCCCTGCGCAAAGCGCACCCGGGAATATCGGCAGTGGCGGACCTGCATCATGTGCTGCGTTCCCGCATACTGCGCAGTTTCTACCGGATGGCAGGTATCCCTGTGGCGGTGATCGACAAGGGCAGGGCATCGAAGAAACAACTGACAAGCAAGGACAATAAAGTGTTGAGGCCGCTCACAACAACAGTACAACGTTACCGCAACGTGTTCCGGTTATTGGGATACGCTCCTTCGGACCGTGTGCCGCAGCGGGAACAGCACCTTACCGGCCGCCGGAAGATAGGCATCGCGCCGTTTGCTACCTATCGCGAGAAAACCTATCCGCTGGCAAAAATGGAAGCCGTGATCCGCCGGCTGCTGGAATATCCGGATGTGGATATCAGCCTTTTCGGCGGCGGAAAACAGGAGACCGCCCAACTGACCGCGCTGGCCGGGAAATATCCCCGGCTGGAAGTGGTGGCGGGCCGTTACAGCCTTGCGGAAGAGCTGGCCATTATCAGCGGGCTGGACCTGATGGTCAGTATGGATTCCGCCAATATGCACCTGGCATCGCTGTCTGGTGTGCCGGTTGTATCCATTTGGGGCGCTACGCATCCTTATGCGGGATTTATGGGGTTCGGGCAGCCGGAGGAAAATGCTGTGCAGATCGATCTGTATTGCCGGCCGTGTTCGGTATTCGGCAATAAACCCTGTTTTCGTGGAGATCATGCCTGTATGGAGCAACTTGCTCCCGAACGGGTGACGGAGCGTGCCGCAGCTGTACTGGGACTGCGCTGA
- a CDS encoding secondary thiamine-phosphate synthase enzyme YjbQ: MHQQTLELNPRPRGFHLITTEIIQAIPQIAAFKTGICQVFIQHTSASLTINENADPTVRKDFETYFSKSVPENDPDYVHNDEGPDDMPAHLKAALLGSSVMIPVRNGRLALGMWQGVYLCEHRDHGGRRKLVITVWGE; this comes from the coding sequence ATACATCAGCAAACACTTGAACTGAACCCAAGGCCCAGAGGTTTCCACCTGATCACTACAGAGATCATCCAGGCAATACCCCAGATCGCCGCATTCAAAACCGGCATCTGCCAGGTATTTATCCAGCATACTTCCGCTTCGCTGACGATCAATGAGAATGCAGACCCCACCGTCAGAAAAGATTTTGAAACCTACTTTTCCAAATCGGTCCCGGAAAATGATCCCGATTATGTGCATAACGATGAGGGGCCGGATGATATGCCGGCGCATCTCAAGGCGGCTTTACTGGGAAGCTCGGTAATGATACCGGTGCGTAACGGCCGCCTGGCGCTGGGGATGTGGCAGGGCGTTTATTTATGCGAGCACCGCGATCATGGCGGCAGAAGGAAGCTGGTGATCACGGTCTGGGGAGAATAG